A window of the Thermoleophilia bacterium SCSIO 60948 genome harbors these coding sequences:
- the def gene encoding peptide deformylase, with protein sequence MAAADHPRENEELEGEPDTEVAQEHAGELDDEARRRRSEAFAQIVTFGNPALKSRASAVTEFGPELAAEGERMIGLMHDAVGVGLAAPQLGILRRMLVFQSGPDARPEALVNPEFEWLSDETELGLEGCLSLPRIAVDVERSLHAVVRAQDVSGEPLLIEASGFEARVLQHEIDHINGVLMLDRSPRSQRRAALRALREGVAYHPDPEVESELEEPEREPA encoded by the coding sequence ATGGCCGCAGCCGACCACCCACGTGAGAACGAGGAGCTCGAAGGCGAGCCCGACACGGAGGTCGCCCAGGAGCACGCGGGGGAACTCGACGACGAGGCGCGTCGGCGCCGTTCGGAGGCCTTCGCCCAGATCGTCACGTTCGGCAACCCGGCGCTCAAGTCACGCGCCTCGGCCGTGACCGAGTTCGGCCCCGAGCTCGCGGCGGAGGGCGAGCGGATGATCGGCCTGATGCACGACGCGGTCGGCGTCGGCCTCGCCGCTCCCCAGCTCGGCATCCTGCGCCGCATGCTCGTCTTCCAGTCGGGCCCGGACGCGCGCCCCGAGGCTCTCGTCAACCCCGAGTTCGAGTGGCTCTCCGACGAGACGGAGCTCGGTCTCGAGGGCTGTCTCAGCCTGCCGCGGATCGCGGTCGACGTCGAGCGCTCGCTGCACGCCGTCGTCCGCGCCCAGGACGTGAGCGGTGAGCCGCTGCTGATCGAGGCGTCGGGGTTCGAGGCTCGCGTGCTCCAGCACGAGATCGACCACATAAACGGCGTCCTGATGCTCGACCGCTCGCCGCGCTCCCAGCGCCGCGCCGCCCTCAGGGCGCTCCGCGAGGGCGTCGCCTACCACCCGGACCCCGAAGTCGAGTCCGAGCTCGAAGAGCCGGAGCGAGAGCCCGCTTGA
- the fmt gene encoding methionyl-tRNA formyltransferase has translation MRLAYLGTSDFAADVLGRLADSRHEVVLVVSQPDRRKGRGRKLAPPPVAERARKLDLELVQTASVNRDEGAAPVLAAGVDVAVVCAFGQLIAEPILGSLELLNVHPSALPRWRGAAPIERSIMAGDKTTAAAIMRLVRELDAGPVALATEVEIGPREDFGSLSARLAGLGGELLVSALDRLEAGELEFTEQEADGVTYAEKITASDRLLDPGSTAVELDRRVRALHPHIGTALALAGDERLGVLEARPWDGNAGPAAGELGAVDGALLLGTREGALELLVVRPPGKREMRAADYLRGRELPSLA, from the coding sequence TTGAGGCTCGCCTATCTCGGGACGTCGGACTTCGCCGCCGACGTGCTCGGCCGCCTCGCGGACAGTCGCCACGAGGTCGTGCTCGTCGTCTCCCAGCCCGACCGCCGCAAGGGCCGGGGCCGGAAGCTGGCGCCGCCGCCGGTCGCCGAGCGGGCCCGCAAGCTCGATCTCGAGCTCGTCCAGACCGCTTCGGTGAACCGGGACGAGGGCGCGGCGCCGGTCCTCGCGGCCGGCGTGGACGTCGCCGTGGTCTGCGCGTTCGGCCAGCTGATCGCCGAGCCGATCCTCGGCTCGCTCGAGCTGCTCAACGTGCATCCGTCGGCGCTGCCGCGCTGGCGCGGAGCGGCCCCGATCGAGCGCTCGATCATGGCCGGCGACAAGACGACGGCGGCGGCGATCATGCGGCTGGTGCGCGAGCTCGACGCCGGCCCGGTCGCGCTCGCCACCGAGGTCGAGATCGGCCCCCGCGAGGACTTCGGCTCGCTGTCGGCGAGGCTGGCGGGGCTCGGGGGCGAGCTGCTCGTCAGCGCGCTCGACCGGCTCGAGGCCGGCGAGCTCGAGTTCACCGAACAGGAGGCCGACGGCGTGACCTACGCCGAGAAGATCACGGCCTCCGACCGACTGCTCGACCCGGGGTCGACCGCCGTCGAGCTCGACCGCCGCGTCCGTGCCCTCCATCCCCACATCGGCACGGCGCTCGCACTCGCCGGTGACGAGCGCCTCGGTGTCCTCGAGGCCCGCCCCTGGGACGGCAACGCCGGCCCCGCGGCCGGCGAGCTCGGAGCCGTCGACGGAGCGCTGCTTCTGGGGACCCGGGAGGGTGCGCTCGAACTGCTCGTCGTGCGGCCGCCCGGCAAGCGCGAGATGCGGGCGGCCGACTACCTGCGCGGCCGCGAGCTCCCATCGCTGGCCTGA
- the rpe gene encoding ribulose-phosphate 3-epimerase — translation MAARELPQGIQVAPSILASDFARLGEQVDAVLAAGARVIHVDVMDGHFVPPITIGPLVCASIADRVHDAGGFVDVHLMVERPSDHIAEFARAGADSISFHVEADPHAHRTAAAIREAGCLAGIAINPGTQVESVAALGGAVDFAVAMSVNPGWGGQAFIPESPARLERLRELLPEVALEVDGGVDARTAGPVAAAGATLLVAGSAVFGAEDPAAAFEAIRSAAEDGAG, via the coding sequence ATGGCCGCGCGCGAGCTTCCTCAGGGCATCCAGGTCGCGCCGTCGATTCTCGCCTCCGACTTCGCGCGGCTCGGGGAGCAGGTCGATGCTGTGCTCGCCGCCGGCGCGCGCGTCATCCACGTCGACGTGATGGACGGGCACTTCGTCCCGCCGATCACGATCGGCCCGCTCGTCTGCGCCTCGATCGCCGACCGGGTGCACGACGCGGGCGGCTTCGTCGACGTCCACCTGATGGTCGAGCGCCCGAGCGACCACATCGCCGAGTTCGCGCGCGCGGGTGCCGACTCGATCTCCTTCCACGTCGAGGCCGACCCGCACGCGCACCGCACCGCGGCGGCGATCCGTGAGGCGGGTTGTCTCGCCGGGATCGCGATCAACCCGGGGACGCAGGTCGAGTCCGTCGCCGCACTCGGCGGCGCGGTCGATTTCGCGGTCGCGATGAGCGTCAATCCGGGCTGGGGAGGCCAGGCGTTCATCCCCGAGTCGCCCGCGAGGCTCGAGCGTCTGCGCGAGCTGCTGCCCGAGGTCGCTCTCGAGGTCGACGGCGGCGTCGACGCGAGGACCGCGGGCCCTGTGGCGGCGGCCGGGGCGACCCTCCTGGTCGCCGGCTCGGCCGTCTTCGGCGCCGAGGACCCCGCGGCCGCCTTCGAAGCGATCCGCAGCGCCGCGGAGGACGGGGCGGGCTAG
- a CDS encoding potassium/proton antiporter, with protein MSDGQIILVAGLLLGAGLIAAKAADRVRVPGLLLFLALGILIGSEGPGGVEFSDTELTRTLGTIALILILFEGGLAAGWSEIRPVLGIAVSLAFVGTLVTALIAGVAAYVFFDLSLLGGLIVGSAVAATDSAAIFAVLRGSTLRRKLARALEGESGMNDPIALLLVVGFIEWIEIPSYGFPDMAFDFVTELLIGLIGIPVGLAARWAFRNLDLPTPGLYPVASIATMALAYGLADVAHGSGFLAVYLAALILGTGSVPAKGTVIAFHQGLSWVSQISLFALLGLLVFPSGLADVALPALGLSAVLIFLARPVAALAATLFTDFNVRERLMLGWAGLRGAIPIWLATFPVVAGIADAEVIFNIIFFVVLTSTLVQGATFEPLAERLGLTTQEPALPKPIIETGIIRRLGGESLIHRVRDGDAAVGQLIRDLELPREALVHVIVRGDTGIPPRGSTAIEAGDELHVIARQAVLSDVEQLLGRWRMGPLGRAAVPAPPVRSAPQIFTVRPWDERTDGDSGAPTAIDDADVIHVLRTRRDSAGSLVQLADGRVAVTGEGLVASGDRRRVSEWCVRRMAKADLDPERRAWWQEVAGALSAAGSAGPRARS; from the coding sequence GTGAGCGACGGCCAGATCATCCTCGTCGCCGGGCTGCTGCTCGGCGCCGGCCTGATCGCCGCGAAGGCGGCCGACCGGGTCCGCGTTCCCGGCCTGCTCCTCTTCCTCGCGCTCGGGATCCTGATCGGCTCGGAGGGCCCTGGAGGCGTCGAGTTCTCCGACACCGAGCTGACGCGCACGCTCGGGACGATCGCGCTGATCCTGATCCTGTTCGAGGGCGGGCTGGCGGCGGGCTGGAGCGAGATCCGCCCCGTGCTCGGGATCGCGGTCTCGCTCGCGTTCGTCGGCACGCTCGTCACGGCGCTGATCGCCGGGGTCGCCGCCTACGTCTTCTTCGACCTCTCGCTGCTCGGTGGCCTGATCGTCGGCAGCGCCGTGGCCGCGACCGACAGCGCCGCGATCTTCGCCGTTCTGCGCGGCTCGACGCTGCGGCGCAAGCTGGCCCGCGCGCTCGAGGGGGAGTCGGGGATGAACGACCCGATCGCCCTGCTGCTCGTCGTCGGGTTCATCGAGTGGATCGAGATCCCGTCCTACGGCTTCCCGGACATGGCTTTCGACTTCGTGACCGAGCTGCTGATCGGTTTGATCGGCATCCCGGTCGGTCTCGCCGCCAGGTGGGCGTTCCGCAACCTCGACCTGCCGACGCCGGGGCTCTACCCCGTCGCGTCGATCGCGACCATGGCCCTCGCCTACGGCCTCGCGGACGTCGCCCATGGGTCCGGGTTCCTGGCGGTCTACCTCGCGGCCCTGATCCTGGGCACGGGATCCGTCCCGGCGAAGGGGACCGTGATCGCCTTCCACCAGGGGCTCTCATGGGTGTCGCAGATCTCCCTCTTCGCGCTGCTCGGGCTGCTCGTCTTCCCGAGCGGGCTCGCCGACGTCGCCCTGCCCGCGCTCGGGCTGTCGGCGGTCCTGATCTTCCTCGCGCGGCCCGTCGCGGCGCTCGCAGCGACGCTGTTCACCGATTTCAACGTCCGCGAACGACTCATGCTGGGCTGGGCGGGACTGCGCGGGGCGATCCCGATCTGGCTTGCGACCTTCCCGGTGGTCGCGGGCATCGCCGACGCCGAGGTGATCTTCAACATCATCTTCTTCGTCGTCCTGACCTCGACGCTCGTCCAGGGAGCGACCTTCGAGCCCCTCGCCGAGCGACTCGGGCTGACGACACAGGAGCCCGCGCTGCCGAAGCCGATCATCGAGACGGGGATCATCCGCCGGCTCGGCGGTGAGTCGCTGATCCACCGGGTGCGCGATGGCGACGCCGCGGTCGGGCAGCTCATCCGCGACCTCGAGCTCCCGCGCGAGGCCCTCGTCCACGTGATCGTCCGCGGCGATACGGGAATCCCCCCGCGCGGCTCGACGGCGATCGAGGCGGGGGACGAGCTCCACGTGATCGCGCGCCAGGCCGTGCTGAGCGATGTCGAGCAACTGCTCGGGCGGTGGCGTATGGGCCCGCTCGGCCGGGCCGCGGTCCCCGCGCCGCCGGTCCGCTCGGCGCCGCAGATATTCACGGTGCGTCCATGGGACGAGCGGACCGACGGCGACTCCGGGGCGCCGACGGCGATCGACGACGCCGACGTGATCCACGTGCTCCGGACGAGGCGCGACTCCGCCGGGAGCCTCGTCCAGCTCGCCGACGGTCGCGTCGCGGTGACTGGCGAGGGGCTCGTCGCGTCGGGCGACCGGCGTCGCGTCTCCGAGTGGTGCGTGCGGCGGATGGCGAAGGCCGACCTCGATCCGGAGCGACGCGCCTGGTGGCAGGAGGTCGCGGGTGCCCTGTCGGCGGCCGGCAGCGCCGGTCCACGCGCGCGGAGCTAG
- a CDS encoding lipopolysaccharide biosynthesis protein: MAATSDGETGTETRRFARSAGGLSVGIGLAGLTTYVYFSLAAHNLSAEDYGQVVVLWSAVFVLISVLHRPVEQLLSRSISEREAHGASPRRAILAAARIEAVVAIGWLAAALAFREPLTDDLLDGNETLYWILVVAVLAFAASFFARGYMAGRRRFGAVAAIIICESLGRAAFALLVALGIASGQTVVALGIVAAPFISLVVVPIALVRGGPAPAPIDDPTEERSGSGTGFAAAVLCVMAAEQTLLNAGPLLVSSIEGAALAGFVFNVLMVARAPLVVFQGVSTSILPHLTRLHAQGGADSETEFDRAVRTVLVAISGFTVAVIAGLLLVGPAVMQLAFSDEFTYGRGELCLVAAGMGLYLASTTLSQAALAGGLARAAAACWLGAAVAFLAWCVAGPLEPALRVETGFLGAALALFAALAVLYPRARSGAGRLSERDERTAQLRLSEDAGL; the protein is encoded by the coding sequence GTGGCGGCGACTTCGGACGGTGAGACGGGAACCGAGACTCGGCGCTTCGCCCGCTCGGCCGGAGGCCTGTCGGTCGGCATCGGCCTGGCGGGACTGACGACGTACGTCTACTTCTCGCTCGCCGCCCACAACCTGAGCGCCGAGGACTACGGACAGGTCGTCGTCCTGTGGTCCGCGGTCTTCGTCCTGATCTCGGTCCTGCACCGGCCGGTCGAGCAGCTGCTGTCGCGGTCGATCTCCGAGCGCGAGGCCCACGGCGCCTCGCCGCGACGCGCGATCCTCGCCGCCGCGCGGATCGAGGCCGTCGTCGCGATCGGCTGGCTGGCCGCGGCGCTGGCCTTTCGCGAGCCGCTGACCGACGACCTGCTCGACGGCAACGAGACCCTCTATTGGATCCTGGTCGTCGCGGTCCTGGCGTTCGCGGCTAGCTTCTTCGCCCGCGGCTACATGGCCGGCCGCCGCCGTTTCGGGGCCGTCGCGGCGATCATCATCTGCGAGTCGCTCGGCCGCGCCGCCTTCGCGCTGCTCGTCGCGCTCGGGATCGCATCGGGCCAGACCGTCGTCGCGCTCGGCATCGTCGCGGCGCCGTTCATCAGCCTCGTCGTCGTGCCGATCGCGCTCGTACGCGGTGGTCCGGCACCGGCGCCGATCGACGACCCGACCGAGGAGCGATCAGGCTCGGGAACCGGCTTCGCAGCGGCGGTCCTCTGTGTGATGGCCGCCGAGCAGACGCTCCTGAACGCCGGACCGCTGCTCGTCAGCTCGATCGAGGGCGCGGCGCTCGCGGGGTTCGTCTTCAACGTGCTGATGGTCGCCCGGGCGCCGCTCGTCGTCTTCCAGGGCGTCTCGACGAGCATCCTCCCCCACCTGACGCGCCTGCACGCCCAGGGCGGCGCCGACTCCGAGACCGAGTTCGACCGCGCGGTACGCACGGTCCTGGTGGCGATCTCGGGCTTCACGGTCGCCGTCATCGCCGGGCTGCTGCTCGTCGGCCCGGCCGTCATGCAGCTCGCGTTCTCGGACGAGTTCACCTACGGCCGCGGCGAGCTCTGCCTCGTCGCGGCGGGGATGGGGCTCTATCTCGCCTCGACGACGCTCAGCCAGGCCGCTCTCGCCGGGGGTCTCGCCCGCGCGGCCGCCGCGTGCTGGCTCGGTGCCGCGGTCGCCTTCCTGGCCTGGTGCGTCGCCGGTCCGCTGGAGCCGGCGCTCCGCGTCGAGACCGGCTTCCTCGGCGCGGCCCTGGCCCTTTTCGCGGCGCTCGCGGTGCTCTACCCCCGAGCACGCAGCGGCGCCGGGCGCCTGTCGGAGCGCGACGAGCGGACCGCGCAGCTCCGGCTCAGCGAGGACGCCGGCCTGTGA
- the ribD gene encoding bifunctional diaminohydroxyphosphoribosylaminopyrimidine deaminase/5-amino-6-(5-phosphoribosylamino)uracil reductase RibD, with translation MTVASPTDRDAAALARALELAERGRGHVSPNPMVGCVIHTASGELAGEGYHARIGDLHAEAAAIEDARGRGADVRGATLYVTLEPCAHHGRQPPCTEAIIAAGIAEVVIASGDPSSKADGEGPRRLENAGVRVRFSGGDAEHAARALNQPFRKHSRTGRPLVVLKSAMTLDGRTATASGDSRWISGERSRALVHEWRAELDAVAVGIGTALADDPLLTARDVADPGAVDGPRRVVFDSAARLPLGSRLLATAREHPLTILTGPAATPERIEEFRSAGAEVVELPSRGPAALGEGLDALGELGVTSILLEGGATLAGAFRDADELDELRLFIAPLVLGGADAHPVLGGRGATTIDDALRAGSLRAEASGEDLLVRATLREW, from the coding sequence GTGACCGTCGCGTCCCCGACCGACCGCGATGCGGCCGCCCTGGCCCGGGCGCTGGAGCTCGCGGAGCGCGGGCGCGGCCACGTGAGCCCGAACCCGATGGTCGGCTGCGTGATCCACACCGCTTCCGGCGAGCTCGCCGGTGAGGGCTACCACGCGCGGATCGGCGACCTCCACGCCGAGGCGGCCGCGATCGAGGACGCGAGGGGCCGCGGAGCCGACGTCCGTGGCGCGACGCTCTACGTCACCCTCGAGCCCTGCGCCCACCACGGCCGCCAGCCGCCCTGCACCGAGGCGATCATCGCCGCCGGGATCGCCGAGGTCGTGATCGCATCCGGGGATCCGAGCTCGAAGGCCGACGGGGAGGGGCCGCGCCGGCTCGAGAACGCCGGCGTGCGCGTGCGGTTCTCGGGTGGTGACGCCGAGCACGCGGCGCGAGCACTCAACCAGCCGTTTCGAAAGCACTCGCGGACCGGACGCCCGCTCGTCGTCCTCAAGTCGGCGATGACGCTCGACGGGCGCACCGCGACCGCCTCCGGTGACTCGCGCTGGATCTCCGGCGAGCGCAGTCGCGCGCTCGTCCACGAGTGGCGCGCCGAGCTCGACGCGGTCGCGGTCGGGATCGGCACCGCTCTCGCCGACGATCCGCTGCTCACGGCGCGCGATGTCGCCGACCCGGGGGCGGTCGACGGGCCGCGTCGCGTCGTCTTCGACTCGGCCGCGAGGCTCCCGCTCGGCTCGCGCCTGCTCGCGACCGCCCGCGAGCACCCGCTGACGATCCTGACCGGGCCCGCGGCCACGCCCGAGCGCATCGAGGAGTTCCGCTCCGCCGGCGCCGAGGTGGTCGAGCTCCCCTCACGTGGCCCGGCCGCGCTCGGCGAGGGGCTCGACGCGCTCGGCGAGCTCGGGGTCACCTCGATCCTGCTCGAGGGCGGCGCGACCCTCGCCGGCGCCTTCCGCGATGCGGACGAGCTCGACGAGCTGCGCCTCTTCATCGCCCCACTCGTCCTCGGGGGCGCCGACGCCCATCCCGTGCTCGGCGGCCGCGGCGCGACGACGATCGACGATGCGTTGCGCGCCGGCTCGCTTCGCGCCGAGGCCAGCGGCG